The genomic window AGCCAGCAGTATACCCGTGAAGCCGGTGTCCGCAGCTTCGAACGCGAACTGATGAAGCTCGCCCGCAAGGCGGTCACCGAGATCATCAAGGGCAAGACGAAGTCCGTTCATGTGACGGCCGCCAACATTGCCGACTATCTGGGCGTTCCGCGCTTCCGCCATGGCGAAGCCGAGGGCGAGGATCAGGTCGGCGTCGTGACCGGTCTTGCCTGGACGGAAGTCGGCGGCGAACTGCTGACCATCGAAGGCGTGATGATGCCGGGCAAGGGCCGCATGACGGTCACCGGCAATCTGAAGGATGTGATGAAGGAATCGATCTCGGCAGCGGCTTCCTATGTCCGCTCGCGCGCCGTCGATTTCGGCATCGAGCCGCCGCGCTTCGACAAGAGCGACATCCACGTGCACCTGCCGGAAGGCGCAACGCCGAAGGATGGCCCCTCGGCAGGCGTGGCGATGGCGACCGCCATCGTCTCGATCATGACCGGCATCCCGGTGAACAAGCATGTGGCCATGACCGGTGAAATCACCCTTCGCGGCCGTGTGCTGCCGATCGGCGGTCTCAAGGAAAAGCTGCTGGCAGCACTTCGTGGCGGCATCAAGAAGGTGCTGATTCCGGAGGAAAACGCCAAAGATCTGGCGGAGATTCCGGACAACGTGAAGAACAGCATGGAGATCATCCCGGTATCCCGGATGGGCGAGGTGATCAAGCATGCACTGATCCGGCGGCCGGAGCCGATCGAGTGGGATGGCACGGTGGAAACGCCGGTCATCGCATCGGTCGAAGGCCTTGATGATACGGGCGCAGCCATAGCGCATTGAGTGGCGCTTGCCACATTTATGCCCCATTGGCGCAAAAGACGCGAAAAGGCTGGCGGAAACGCCAGCCTTTTTTGTGAAAACGTCATGGAGACGCTTGCTTTTCCTTGATTTGCAGGGCTTTTGGGTTCCCGGCGGGCCTGATGAAACCTATTCTGCGCCTAGCTTACATTTGAGTCGTTTCATACCATTTAGAAAGGGGTGGAAACATGAACAAGAATGAACTCGTGTCCGCAGTAGCCGAAAAGGCTGGACTGACGAAGTCTGACGCGGCTTCCGCTGTCGACGCGGTTTTCGACGTTGTACAGGCCGAACTCAAGAACAAGGGCGACATCCGCCTCGCGGGTTTCGGTAGCTTCACTGTTTCTCATCGTGCCGCAACGAAGGGCCGCAACCCGTCGACCGGCGCTGAAGTCGACATTCCGGCACGCAACGTGCCGAAGTTCACGCCCGGCAAGGGCCTGAAGGATGCCGTCAACGGCTGATTGGATAGTCCGCCAGCCGTACACGAGAGCGGCTGCGCAGGATTTCGGAGGGGTTCGGCATCGCTGAGCCCCTCTTTGTTTTTGTCGCTTGCCGCATGCAGCGCTTTGTTCTACGAACGAAGCCGTTCTCAGGGCGGGGTGAAAGTCCCCACCGGCGGTAAGGGCTGCGGCCCGAGCCCGCGAGCGCCTTCCGAAGCTTTAGCCGGGGAGGGGTCAGCAGATCCGGTGCGATTCCGGAGCCGACGGTATAGTCCGGATGAAAGAGAATGAGCGTGACCGCATGCGGGCAGGGAACTGCCTGTTTCTGCGTGCCGTCGCCTCATACGTCCTGATTTATGTTTGGTCCTTGTTCCGGATGGAAGACATGAATCAGAATTCCCTTGCAGTCCCGCGTTCCCGCGCCTTTGCCGGCGCAGCCTTCATGGTGCTCGGAGGCGTGGCCTTCTCGCTCCTGAATGTGGTCACCCAATGGCTGACCATGAAGCTCGCCTTTCCCCCGGCCTCCACGGCCTTCTGGCAATATGGCTTCGCCTTCCTTTTCTCTTTGCCCTTTCTGCGCAAATCAGGCCTTTCCGCCATGCGGACGGATTATCCGTGGCGGCATGTCGTGCGCGTCGTCTTTGCCGCGCTCGGCGTCGAGGCCTGGGTTTCGGGCCTTGCCTCGGTGCCGATCTGGCAGGCGATC from Rhizobium sp. Pop5 includes these protein-coding regions:
- the hupB gene encoding DNA-binding protein HupB; this encodes MNKNELVSAVAEKAGLTKSDAASAVDAVFDVVQAELKNKGDIRLAGFGSFTVSHRAATKGRNPSTGAEVDIPARNVPKFTPGKGLKDAVNG